tctaggaaatcaattctaatctacatgatatgcaaatgcaatttttttgtattttttttgggataaataaagcgattaaaagataaacactaAATCACTCACggtcatcaaagatattatccgTCATTCGAATTTGAAAACGATATCTAATCAAACCTAATTATTTCgttaataaaattgataaattgatcttaagcgttaaaaatcaagatatcaattttattccagcatgattaattattccatctaaagccttatagatggaataaaaaattggcATGCGGTTGCGGATTGAGCAATAAATCATAATTGGGAATACGCcaataatttaaatatgcaCGTACGATATTGAAATGCATgcattaggcaataaaatatccaaatcaaatttagataagataattacctaatttcgCAAATAATGTTACCAAATTTGAAACGAATGGAATCCGCTCAACTGGTGACCGGCCGTGTGTTGTGGTGGTCGGTTTATACCAAGGGGGTGTCTCAGGCTCAATACGGCGAGGGACTTGTCACAGCAGCTCGAGAAGGCGGTGGTGTCTCACGGTTACTCAGTGCCGAGAAACTCTGGGATTCGCTTGGGACGTTGAAGCGTAATAGCGGGCAAAGTGGCAACGCGTGGCAGCAAAACCTGAACATGAATAAGGGCGTGCGTGCTTGCAAGGCGTGAACTTTGATGGATGCCTCAAGTTTCAAGAGATGGGGTTGGTTCAAGAAGACTCCTGGACTCCAAACTGACGTGGTGCTTTTGACCAAGTCCACGTGTTCTTCTGATCCAGGAAAGCCTTCGCCAagaattcttcaatttgttgCCGTAAAAATGTGAATTTCGTGTGACCGtggattaaattaaattttccatGAGTCTGTGCCCGTCTATGTTGACCGAAGGTGGTCTTAAACTCAGCCCAAAATTTCAGCACGTGGTCTGGTCGTCGATGGGCAGGAGCAGATCACAGCAGCAACAGCTTCATCGCGGTGGCTCAGGAAGGCAGTAGACTGGTCGTGGTAATTGGGCCCACGCTTTATTCGTATGAAGATGTCGTAGCTGTGCAGGGCTTCTCATGGCGGGGAAGCAGTATGGTCACCGAACAGGGAGGTCAGAACGGCAGTAACGTAGGGCTTTCTTGGTGCAAGCAATTGTTGTCTACGTTGATCAACGTGAGTGCCTCAATGAATCTTGGAGgtgctctctccctctcacgaTTTCCGATGAGCCAACCCCGCACCTCACAAAATTTTATCCTCTATTCTCTCTCTATTCATGTAAAAATTTTATCCTCTATTCTCTCTCTATTCATGTATGTTCTCTCTATATTGTGACCCTTCACCTGGATTGGCCTTGTATTCAATGCGGGTGGCCTCATATTGAATTGTGTGGTCCTCCTCCTTATCCATAGTGCAACAACATTTTTATTGGTGAGCGGACTAAGATTTTATTTCAttcttcaaatcaacatccacgAACATCACCTCCGAAcgcaatatttctttttattttccacatctcttctagatttcatttgcaaaaatgaatattctccactgattttatcacatattgccaaagattcaaaattgcaataggatttttctcaaatttgaaatctcgcacATATAAGTTCGTAATATTTCCTCGAGGATATGAGCTTGGGTCAATTTGCTCTCTTTGTGGACTTAGTTCaacttgtcaatttaaagcttAGAACCGTCAAATTTAAACCCATCTATTATCAGTctaatgcaaataaaaatatgctCCTAGAATTATGTGCTATGCAACTTAAGTCTAATATTTTTgcttacaggttaaaaattaatctataattttttaatgcaataaataactatctgagttgccaaaatttaggtgtcaacaaagatatattaaatttaaattctcaAGACACTAGCAAAAATGattgcaattttctttgtaaattttctaaatttttttaaatcttttattattattatttttactttacttttctttcgtttccttttttttcctttccttttcctttttttcgctTGTGGCTGgctaatgaaaaaataaaataaaatataaaagaataaacagaagaaaaatcagattacTTATAAAATTGCAAATATCGTCTATTTAAGTGCCGGCCATGTCATGTAAATTAGTCGGTGTCTACATTagtaaattttaaacaaaaaaggcTAATGAAATATATTGCCAAGTCATCAAAAAAGTTGAGGACTAAAATGACTagattaaaatgtttatgattgaatttaaCACCGTATAATATATTTAGAACTTGCTGGACAATTTTCCAGGTTATAATCGTTCAAACTATCGAGCGCTTCTCAACCCTTCCCCACATCACATTACTTGATCGATGAATAAGTCACCGCGTATTACCTCCCGACCCGAAACATTCACGTTTCCACGAAAGAACCACGCTTCAATCCGAGCCTTTGCGCACTATAAAAGGACTCCGGGGTCGGAGCTCACCGTAGAAGTCTTCTCTCAACTTAATATTTCCTTCGAATATCTCGTTTTAGAAAGGCATGACGACATCCTTCGAGGCAACTTCCCCGTTCTATTTCATCGCCCCCGTCTTCGTCGCCACCGCCCTCCTCTTCATGATCGCCCTCAAGCGGAGGCCCAATCTCCCTCCCAGCCCCAAGGCATTGCCGGTCCTcggccacctccacctcctcagCCCCCTCATCCACCGCTCCTTCCGCGACTTCGCGGCCCGCCTCGGCCCGCTGTTCAGCCTCCGCCTCGGGTCGGTGCTGTGCGTCGTGGCCTCGACCCCCGACCTCGCGCGGGAGCTCCTCAAGACGCACGAGCTGACGTTCTCGGCACGCAAGCACAACGCGGCCATCGACCACCTGACCTACCAGTCGGCTTTCGCGTTCGCGCCTTACGGGCCGTACTGGAAGTTCATCAAGAAGCTGAGCCAGACCGAGCTCCTTGGGGCTCGCACCCTCAACCAGTTCCTCCCCATCCGCACCAGCGAGCTCCAGCACTTCATCAGAGTCTTGCACGATAAATCTCTACGCCGCGAGAGCGTCAACGTCACGCAAGAGCTGGTGAAGTATGCGAACAACATCATCTCTCAGATGATGCTGAGCATTCGGAGCTCGGGCGTGGACAGCCAGGCCGACGAGGCGAGGACCCTCATAAGGGAGGTCACTCAGATCTTCGGCGAATTTAACGTGTCCGACTTCATCTGGTTTTGCAAGAACGTTGATTTCCAGGGCTATAAGAAGCGGTTTGAGGACATTCACAGGAGGTATGATgatggggaaaagtgccaaaaaaatcttaaaccttttgtttttgtactgatttaatcataaaccttttcttggtgccgatttagtcctaaacatttttacattgtgccaatttagtcatttctggccaattttggccggaatttgtTGACTGAATGCCGGCCGGCTAGCGTGGCCTGATTGGTGCTAACGTGGactacttttaataatattttaatattttctttttctttttttcttctcatcttcttcctccagttgGTCGCCAAACCTCGGCGACTGGCCAAATGTGACAgccggtgaggtcgacctcgacctcgccggccacctcgccaatgTCCGCGAGAGTGGCCTCGCGTTGGGCGGCAAGACTcacccttgccggatctggcgagggtcgagcctcccccatggctggcgagggcaagcctcgcccgcccaGCGCGGGGCTGCCCTCGAGGCCTGGGTGGCGAAcctgccctcgccagatctggcgagggtcgagcccgACGAGGGCAAGTCCTGCTCGCTCGGCGCGAGGAGGCGGCCGGATTCGGTCCTCGAGGTCTTACGGAACCGAGGCCTATTGTCGTCCTCGTCCGACACATCGACGTTCGATGGCATGGAGGCGAGCTTCACGGCGCACGCCAATTAGGCCACGTCATCATACCTCTTGTGAATGTCCACGTCAGTACCGATCAGGCCATGTCAGCCGGCCGACATCTAGTTAGCAAATTCcggtcaaaaggtttatgactaaatcggcacaaagacaaaaggtttaggacttttttggcacttttccctatGATGACGCACTATTCaacttaaatttatcatatcgaCAAATACTCGTACATGCCTACACATGTATAATTTTGTACGTGTATCTTGCGATCGATGAGCAGATACGATGTGCTGTTGGAGAAGATCATGAGAGATAGGGAGGAGctgagaaggaagaagaggatgcAAAgagcggaggagggaggaaggaaaGATGAAGTGAAGGATTTTCTGGACATGATGCTTGACATCTACGAGGATGAGAACTCGGAGATGAAGTTGACCAGAGAGCACATCAAGGCACTAGTTTTGGTAAGGGCAAACTCATTCCTTAATTAGCTCGTAATTAACTCTCTTGGACTTGAAAAGCCAAGAGTTAATTGaactcctctttctttctttttttttttaaattactaacacAATTATATGATGAgctcataaataatttttacaagTCAGTTCTCATGGGATATGATACTGCGGATGTTGAACTCGTGAAAAAGTCAACGCAATGTCTTTACATGACATACTAAGGCgatgttttttaatttatcaactGTATTatattttaggtttttcttaGAATGCTCGATTAGATGAGTGACATTGCGTCAGCATGCCCACTTCATgagaaaaaatgtttagacTATCTTTACATAAAACTTATAGAATTATTGATGTCCTTTTCCCCATATTTCTCGAGCTTTGAGATGGAAGGAAGGCATCCTAGACGATTCAGTCTAgatagtttagggttttggtcATAAAATGAGCAACAACATCAAGAGAAAACCTTACTACAAATCTAAACTTAGGATGGCGAAAGTAAAGTAGTTTCAGGAAATGACTTTTTCTAGTGAGAAAGCGATGGCATGCGTCATTTGATGAGTCCCTAGGACGTCCTTAGATATGCCGATAAGTAGCGAAGCTTCTTTTGCGTTTTGTGCTAACTTCGCATGTATTGCGGGGAGCATTTTGCGAAGCACGGAATGCATGTAGCATATTCAGAACCGGGTGTCCATCTTGATTTCATGCGTAGCTGAGTTTAATGCAACAGATGGAAGCCATTAGAGTGTTCTAGGAAAAACGAAactaattagaaaaatcatgtaCTTGCTTGAACTATACGGTTTATCTATATgaagaaatcattttgaaataacaaaaagtgaaatatttttgcagctttagaaaaattttgagatgtttgacttcaaagaaaaatcacattatATAGTTTCTAAACATCTATTCGAGACAAAGAATCATTTCAGCTGCTAATTTGGACTTGTAGCGTTAAGTCAacagatagaaaaaaaaatgtatttgtatgaacataaattttggaaaaatagaaatagcaCACAAAGATACAAATATAATTGTGAGGCAAATTAACATTGCTCGATTTGATAAAGGGaattatcaataaaaattatgtaGTAACCTTGTTTCATGCTTGACTTGACAGATAAATTGAGACTATCATCTGAACCATATTAGATAGAGTTGCCTAGAATCTAAGTCATTTTCCTGGTATGACCcgtaaaagaataaaaaagatgTCTAAAACATAGTCACTTATTAAAGTTTAGTcacttttcttcccctttttagGAAGCActatttcatgaattttttgctCTCGTCCTAGGATATATTCACCGCTGGTACGGACACATCGGCCACCTCAGTTGAATGGGCACTGGCTGAGCTCATCAACAATCCGATGGTGCTCAAGAAAGCAAGGGAAGAAATAAGTTCTGTCGTGGGCGATCAAAGGTTAGTAAATGAATCCGACGTGAAATCGCTGCCGTACATCCAAGCCATCATAAAGGAGGCGCTCCGTCTCCACCCTCCGATTCCGATGGTCGCCCGGAAGTCGGTTCAAGAATGCCACATCAGAGGGTACGTCATCCCCAAAGACACCTTGCTGTTTGTGAACATTTGGGCCATAGCTAGAGACCCAAAGGTGTGGGCCAATCCCCTGCAGTTCAGCCCGGAGAGGTTTCTCGAGTCCGCCGATGGGAACGTGACGGGGGTCATCGATGTGAAGGGCCAGCATTTTGAGTTGTTGCCATTCGGGTCCGGTCGGAGGGGCTGTCCAGGGATTTCGCTCGCGATGCTGGAGTTGCCGACGGTGCTGGCCGCGATGATCCAGTGCTTCGATTGGAAGCCGTGCGATCAGGACGGAGGGGAAGTCAACGCAGTCAACATGGACGAACGCCCCGGATTGACCTGTCCTAGGGCGAATGAACTGTTTTGTGTGCCCGTGTCGCGTTTGGGCTCTCTACATTACTTGGGCGGCAGCTAGTAACCCAAGGGGTCAGCAATTGGGCCCAAAATGCCATAATTGGGCTTTCttgaatcaaataaatataaggttgtctattttcttttgatttgaaGTAAAAACCGGACTTAGTTTCACATTTTCTCTAAATTCTTGGATTTTCATGTTGTAAATTAATCCCAGTTACCATGTTGAATGAATCATTTCCAGCCTTTCTGAGATTGTAGAAGATAGAATGACAATGTCCTTCGAGAATCAACAGACCTTCCAATTGGAGTCCACGTCACTAAATATAAAGGACAAGAAATGCGAAaccattagagagagagagagacaagagaaattttaaggaaattaaatcagagaatTGAGAAACTTTAATTCTCTCAATCATATTTTAAACCTGTGGTCCGCCTAGGATTATCTTGGAGCACCCTCATATTGGCTATGCTACCTGTATGCATAAAACTATGTAAGAGTAGAATCTATGAACCTAGCATAAAATCCAATCCCATCTTTCTTCTCTTATAGAGTTGAAAGCCATGCTCAAAtgcttgctttttttctttttctttttttccttaaaccATTTGAGGTGAGTGGAATGTGATATGTAGTCCTAGGTGAATAGGTCAATCTGCGCTATATCCACAAGGAACAGTGCAGGTTATAAAGGATGAATATGCAAGTTTGGTAATGTATGAAGGCTTATATACCACAACCTGGTTCTCCTGAAACAGGCTTTGTGCTTGTGAACGTATGGGCCATGGCAAGAGGCCAATTCCCAAGGTGTGGGACAATCTCCTGGAGTTCGGCCCAGGGAGGTTTCTTTGGCTCATCGATGATGGGGATTCAGTGGGCCCAACAAGCCTTGAATGGGGCAGCACTTTCCGTTGTTGTCGTTCTGGTCTGGTTGGGGGTGCTACCCGCCAACCTAGAGTTgccggcaacggcggcggcggcggcgcggctaCAGTCAAGTGCTTCCACCGGAAGGTGTATGGTGGAGATGGACCGGAGTGGACGTGAGAGTGGTCAAGCTCGACATAGATGAACGGCTGGGATTGATTGCTCCTGGGCCCCTACTCAGGTTTAGCAACTGGGTCTCATCGCGGGCCCAATTCCTTTTAACGTATTTACATTTCAAGTTGTCTGCTGCTCATTTGGAATTCGGTCCaaactttcctaattttgatCTTAGTATGTTTACAAGATATAGATCAACAGAGAGCCCGTTCCTCTCAACTAGTGGTATATAGAGCTGAGAATCACCATGAATTAGGGAAAGCTTCGAGCGATCTGGCTCTGTTTGTGGCATGGACGAGTGAATGCATTGAAAaaactggttttttttttttttaacagaaaaaaaaaaaactggtttGCTTGTCCGTAGAAGCAaagagataataataatttataaaaagttTTTTCCCTCTAGTGGTGAACCAATAATTGAGTAATTATTAGagtattaaataatgcaaatcaTAGTTTTTAGGATTCTCTCCTGTCGTTGTCTCGAGACAAGACAATTCACATGATCAATATGCAAATTGACCCCTAATGTTATCCCCCAGTCCAAGACTCAACAGATATCACAATCTTTACctaagaagagaaaatagatgAGGAATAGCGGTAATAATTAATGTCGAGAAGGGATGAATTTGTGTTTCAATAGCACCGTGAATCTATTCAATTAACTTACATGTTATGTCAATAATATGGAATGGTCGTGGAAAGTTGAGATTGACTTAATCCCTCTTTACATATCAACCGGCATATGAAAAATCCTACTTACTTCACTTAAATATAAAGTTTCATTATGTATTCTCTTTTCTAGTTCAATGGCTTAAAGTTTTAGGTTGAACTATTGAAGACGAGATGATGGGCTTGTATTACGGCTTCATTtgcttaacaaaaataaataatttgaaatatacTTTCattaaaatgattgtttgtgcttagaataattagttaatggaaaatatttttattactaacAATAATTTACATACaaacattttcatgaagatgaaaatatttttcattcatttattttcgcAAGCAATAGAAGCgaatatttttcggaaaaatattcattttttgtgagaCAAAGCCTTAGTAAAAAGGTATTAAATTCTACAAAAATAGCCATTAgcccttttatttttatgtttttcctaaAAGCTTTGGTTGAATTATTGATGAATTCACATATCAATCACCTCGGAAAACTTCCTTAAATCCTCTTATCTATCTTTCTCTAACTACCAACTCTAGAGCAACTTTCATCCAGtctttaaattaaaatacattAAAGAAAGTTGTGGGTCTGTTTGCAATAATTTGTTTTATGATCACGAGTTTAAAGATGTGGGGCTTTCATTAGCCAAAGGATTCTCAACCTTACTCCTTTTTTCTAAAGGCGTTTATATCCCTTTTTTTTGAAGTTATTAATTCTTTGATTAGGTGAAACTAATTTTCTTTAAGTTTTTCCACATAAacaatgctctctctctctctctctctctctctctctctctcacggaACCTTATAGCAGATCATCGACATATGTCAACTTCTCCTCTgacattctttattttaatcttaATTTGCATTAGTAAATTTGCAATTTAACATCTAGAGAAGGGAGTCACTAAAGACAAGAGTCTTCAAAAGTTAGATGGAAAACCGGTACTATATGGATGCATTGCATCATGTTGATCAAGTCATGTAATACTTCCTTCCTTTCATAAAGCTGTTCAGACAAAAGGCATTCCTAAGCTTATCCTTTATAGAACTTTAAATTGTACTTTGTCCACTTTATCTTTATGGTCTACTAATCTCTTGCACCTTCTATCTCCATTCTCTGGAAGCAATGATACAGAAATGATGAATGCAAAACTAGAACATCGGTTGAATATAATCTTTCTCGCAAAACCTGTAGGCTGTTGTCCATCTTTGCTCACATATCTGCAATCATCAAGTAAAATccccttaatttatttttatttaatgcatTGACAATGTGAAAAAatccttatttatttttgttcggTTGGGCTTGCTATTCTCCAACTTGAAAGATCCGAGAGCCCACTGTTGACTCGGGGCCAGATGTTATGCACACGTGATCTGTTGGATGATCTTGAGCCCATCATGTTACTTCTAATTCAAAGGGCTGTCTTTTTTATGCTACTAGCCCAAAGATCGATATTAACTTGGGATCGAATAAAAAAAGTGAGTGGGCAGTAATCAAATTCAACTTAAATTGAGATATGTATCCAGTAATCTCAATCCGTGTGGTGTACAAGAGTTGGATAATAATATAGAAGTCGTGAACATGGTGaaactgttttttttattttttttcgtgtCTTAAGGCAAGTGATAGATATGTTGCATGGTTACTTTAAATGAACTTATGATGTTACGAATAGTAAGATTGATTTATAGTATCGAGATATCATATGGTGATGCAAACTTCTATTACGTTCCCAATATTTCCCATTTGTTAAATGCCCATTTGCTACTTTGACACATCGCTTTGACATATTAATTATATGAACTGGTCTTAATGTACATAGCGATAGCATCACTCTAGTATTATGATCATCATTTGTTGACTAGTTACACGGTGTGAAGAATCGCAGAATAATCTTGCGTGGAATTCTAgacctccttttcttttcgccTATTAGAGAAATTTCTTCTtgctacttcttcttcttcttttttgacgAGTTGTTGAATTGTCTTCTAATTATGCCATGCTATATCTATGTGGGAAAATTAGGAAAGTCAGACTTTTAGGCGGTATCGGTCCCAAACGCGTGATCACTTTCAATTACCGGCGGATGCTTCTGAGCCACTCGAAAATGAATCAGAGTGAAAGTGACGTGGAACGAAGACGCACTTTGGCTTTGCTTTGCTTGTCCGAATTTTCATTCTAACATCTCCTCTAACGTTGAAAGGTCCAACATGCGAGCAAACGGAAGAATCGGATCGTCTTCTAAGTTGTCATGCCTCAAGTGAACCCACTGAATTTGCATGCATCGGGAGGAACCTCGGGTGTCTTATGGTTGACTTGAATGCATGCATCTGCGCGGTGAGCATGTGTGGTCTTTTTCAAGCGAAGTCTAAATCGCATGCGGTCACACCAAAAGTAGCACCAATGACGCAGTGTGATCCCATGCGTTAGAGCTTCCAGATGGGGCAATAGAGCGTGTTCATCTTGATCCGCGTAATCGTTGTCCAGATCAGTGTGCCCTCCCATCGATTGTCGGCCTTTTATGTTTTCATGGTCTTTGTGCTTCGAGTTGATTTCGTGTGTGAAAGAGAGAGTTCACAGTCGGTTAGGTTCGACCTACGTAGATTCTGCCTTCGATCTGCCATTTTCGGTTAGGTTGGGTTGGGACTTGGGATAATCAGAACTCCTTAATCCCAAGTTGGGCCTACAGAAGCTTCCCACCTACTGAGATCCAGACTTATAAGTGGTATCATTATTCTAAATCAGAGCATTTCTCTATTCATAATACTAAGTTCCGAGCAGTTGCCTAAGGAAATGCATCCCACCTTTCCAATAATATGTCAATATCACCACAAAAGTGGATCAAATCACATTGGGGTGATACAAATAGACCATGAACTTTGCTAAATTTGTAATGTGGTCCATGAATTatgatttgttcaatatagcCCATAAACTTTGATCCAATGTATAGTGCGGTCTCTAAactattaatttattcaatatgatctatAAACTTTTCGTATCAATTCAACTTTAGGGACAacactaaacatttttatatagttcagGGATTAGATTAAACATGTAAGAAAAATTCAGGGATCATAtcgaataaattgaaagtttagggatcatatTGTACATTGTGCTAAAGTTCAGAGAACACATTGAATGGATTAAAAGTCTAGGGACTATATTGTGCATTGGACCAAAGTTCATGgtctatttgtgtcattttccaatcacattttaactaaattaaccTATCATATTTGGGAAGAGATTATGATAATCCTATTTTAAAGgaatctctttcttctcttttcccctcAAGATGGACAAAGAGAAACGAATAATTGCTCAAAACCCACTTGGATTTTGGCAGCACAAGTGCCCTCTAACTTTGAAAAGTCACAAATTATCCCCCTCTACATTAGCATCATCACACTGTAGCTCCCGAACTTTTAAAAGTTACAATTACCcctgaattttgatatttgttGTAGTCGCTAGTTTTACTATCTATATAGCCATTAAGTCTCACCTGACAATTAGacttattcatttattttaccaAAATTATCTCTATTACTTGGTTAATgaagcaacaaaagaaaaaaagaagagagagaggtggaATGATTGATGAAGCTAAGAAAACCTAGTAGAGATTATTTtggatcaagaaaaatgagttaGATCATATTTAGGTGACGCCTATGCAGGTTGAGacaaaaatcaaagttcatGAATGCGTAATTTGTAACTTCACAAAGTTCGGGAGCAATCGTGCAATGTTGCCAAAGTTCAAGGGGTTCCAAGCAAcctatcctaaaaaaaaaaaaaaaaaaaccaacaataAAGCAATTGAGATATGATCAAATGGGGAGAAAAAGAGCAAAGCACCAAATATAGAAGTCAATGTAAGCGTGAGATGATTCAGCAACAAGGCCATGGCCGGTGGATTTGCTAGCGTGAGATAATTCAGCAACAAAGCCGTGGCCGGTGGATTTGCCCCCCAGTTGCTGGCGGATCAAAACGTAGGTGTCCAATATAACCGACATAGACTAGAGTTCTctattttggattaaaaaaacgGAGACCATTTCATCCTCTATATATTCTCGAAGGTTGGACGGTACTCCCCATCCTAGTGCTCACGGAACTTACCGAAAAAAATACCCTAGAGAACATCCCGTGTGGAACCCATTGAATTAATTGCTCCATTGCACAAGAAGAACAAGACTCTACTAGGTAACGATCACACGTCACATAGTACAAACTATAGTAACATTCCAACCCTGTATTTTTAtggaaaactacaaaaacatccATGTACTGAACCTAGCATCACATgttcacattttatttttattttattttaaatttgcgTGAATATAAATCAAACATGAGCGGCAAACGCAATTGCACAATGTTTAAAAGTATACAAATAGGTTGCGTACGagtattttttttcatctaacGGCAATAGTCTTGCTAATTCCATATTTCAAGCCCATCATAAATATCAGCCTTTAATTAGTGGTTGTTGAAAACATCATAAACCTATtaaaacattttgtcaattcattcataaatcttttaattatgttaattgagtactaataatttttatattttgtcaattaaatccattcgatcaattttgatcaaaaatcaCCGACGTAGATGTCGGCAATCTCACATGGCACGACCAACattgatgtgaacaatttttaataatattttaatattttttggatttatttatttgttttattttattatttccagttctcttattttcttttctctatatTTTTCTCAACCCTAGCTGGCCACAGGAGAGGGCCTCTACGCCTAGCTCTAACACCCTCACCTATTGCCTAGCGAGGCGGACCATTGCCGGCCAGAGttgttattaaaaataaaaaaatacaaactgAGCGAAACATTCATTTCGCTTCTTTTACtaatttatgttttacaatCGTTCTTTTAATCAATTCACGAAAGAATTGAACACTTTTAATTTAGATATAATGCTAAAACAAA
The nucleotide sequence above comes from Eucalyptus grandis isolate ANBG69807.140 chromosome 2, ASM1654582v1, whole genome shotgun sequence. Encoded proteins:
- the LOC104432776 gene encoding cytochrome P450 93B16, producing MTTSFEATSPFYFIAPVFVATALLFMIALKRRPNLPPSPKALPVLGHLHLLSPLIHRSFRDFAARLGPLFSLRLGSVLCVVASTPDLARELLKTHELTFSARKHNAAIDHLTYQSAFAFAPYGPYWKFIKKLSQTELLGARTLNQFLPIRTSELQHFIRVLHDKSLRRESVNVTQELVKYANNIISQMMLSIRSSGVDSQADEARTLIREVTQIFGEFNVSDFIWFCKNVDFQGYKKRFEDIHRRYDVLLEKIMRDREELRRKKRMQRAEEGGRKDEVKDFLDMMLDIYEDENSEMKLTREHIKALVLDIFTAGTDTSATSVEWALAELINNPMVLKKAREEISSVVGDQRLVNESDVKSLPYIQAIIKEALRLHPPIPMVARKSVQECHIRGYVIPKDTLLFVNIWAIARDPKVWANPLQFSPERFLESADGNVTGVIDVKGQHFELLPFGSGRRGCPGISLAMLELPTVLAAMIQCFDWKPCDQDGGEVNAVNMDERPGLTCPRANELFCVPVSRLGSLHYLGGS